One genomic region from Pecten maximus chromosome 5, xPecMax1.1, whole genome shotgun sequence encodes:
- the LOC117327393 gene encoding uncharacterized protein LOC117327393 isoform X2: MRMDCRLSFAVVFLNIIVSPVLSASTTSSNENVTSITTESSTLVPISNETSTLPPNDNVTTATLPVHNSTIPMTIEPSDNYTGSTVIPQETTSSKPIPIQTTVPLPKTTSAASSGFDGGSFAGGIALGAVLALILLGVLYYCRRRTGYSNLSS, from the exons ATGAGAATGGATTGCCGACTTTCGTTTGCAGTTGTTTTCTTAAATATCATTGTATCTCCAGTTTTGTCCGCATCTACTACGTCCAGTAACG AAAATGTAACGAGTATTACCACTGAGAGTTCGACACTAGTTCCTATAAGTAACGAAACATCCACACTTCCGCCCAATGACAACGTCACCACTGCAACACTTCCGGTACACAACAGTACGATACCCATGACAATAGAACCTTCTGACAACTACACCGGATCTACGGTAATCCCCCAGGAAACGACGTCATCGAAGCCTATACCAATACAAACGACAGTACCACTTCCGAAGACAACCAGTGCGGCTTCCTCGGGATTCGATGGAGGATCGTTCGCCGGCGGCATTGCTCTCGGAGCTGTTCTCGCACTGATATTGCTTGGAGTGTTATACTACTGTCGTCGGCGCACAGGGTACAGCAATTTGTCATCATAG
- the LOC117327393 gene encoding uncharacterized protein LOC117327393 isoform X1, translated as MRMDCRLSFAVVFLNIIVSPVLSASTTSSNENVTSITTESSTLVPISNETSTLPPNDNVTTATLPVHNSTIPMTIEPSDNYTGSTVIPQETTSSKPIPIQTTVPLPKTTSAASSGFDGGSFAGGIALGAVLALILLGVLYYCRRRTGSGNLRTHSVEY; from the exons ATGAGAATGGATTGCCGACTTTCGTTTGCAGTTGTTTTCTTAAATATCATTGTATCTCCAGTTTTGTCCGCATCTACTACGTCCAGTAACG AAAATGTAACGAGTATTACCACTGAGAGTTCGACACTAGTTCCTATAAGTAACGAAACATCCACACTTCCGCCCAATGACAACGTCACCACTGCAACACTTCCGGTACACAACAGTACGATACCCATGACAATAGAACCTTCTGACAACTACACCGGATCTACGGTAATCCCCCAGGAAACGACGTCATCGAAGCCTATACCAATACAAACGACAGTACCACTTCCGAAGACAACCAGTGCGGCTTCCTCGGGATTCGATGGAGGATCGTTCGCCGGCGGCATTGCTCTCGGAGCTGTTCTCGCACTGATATTGCTTGGAGTGTTATACTACTGTCGTCGGCGCACAGG ATCGGGCAACTTGCGAACACATTCGGTGGAGTATTGA